GTCTGAGATGACCGCGGGACTGTTGATGGGGCTGGTGCTAACTACGGATGCGATCGCCGTTGGGCTGATCTTGATGGCGGGCTTGCCCTCTGGGGCGCAGAGTGTTGGCATTTTGATGGCGCTCTTGAGTACGGCGGTAACGGGGGTGGTGGTAACGCTGGGCAGCAGGCTCCCGATTGCGGTTGTGGGCCCGTCTGTGGAGGCGGCGGCTATTCTGTCCGTCGCAGCAGGCGCAATCCATCGAGAACTATCGCAATCGGGAGCCAGTGGCTCTAGTCTGCCGACGGTGTGGGCGCTGGTGGGTCTGAGCAGTGTGCTGACAGGACTCGCGCTTTGGAGCATTGGTCGGTTTCGGTGGAGCCGATTTTTGCAATTTGTTCCCTATCCCGTTCTGGGTGGCTTTTTGGCAGGGATTGGCTGGCTGGTGGTGCAGGTGGGTTTTAGCCTAGTTGCCAACGGTGCAGAGGGGATGGATTTGGTGCATCAAGTCCTTCAGTCAGAGACTCTGCTCAAGCTATTGCCAGGGCTGGGGCTGATGGCTGTGCTGATGGCGTTGGAACGGTGGTTCGACCATTTTTTGGTGCTGCCGCTTTGTTTGTTGGGGGCGATCGCCCTCTCGCACGGGGTTCGGCTGGGGCTGGGCGTTCCTTTGGAAGCGGCGATCGCCGACGGTTGGTTTCTCTCTCCGCTCCGGGATAGCTTTGTGATCCAGAACGCCGAGGGAAATTTTCTCAGCCAGATCCATCTGCCGACCCTAATGCAACACAGTGGAGCGCTGGTCGGCATCGTGCTGCTGGTGCCGCTGGTGCTGATGTTTGAGGCGGTTGGCATTGAACTTGCGCTCAAGCAAGAAACCAACATTGACCAAACCTTGAAGGTCAACGGCATCGCCAATATGCTCATTGGGCTGGGTGGCGGATCGCTCTCGCATCTTGACCTGGCCAACACGCTGATTCATCAAAAAGCGGGCGCGACCTTGCGACTTGCGGGACTCGTTGCGGCGGGATGCATCCTGCTTGCCCTGCTGTCCAGAAATCTGCTGGCTTACCTGCCGACGTTTGTGGTCTTCTCGCTGACAGTTCTCGCTGGACTAGATTTATTAGTGGAATGGCTCTACCAAAGCTGGTTTCGCCTATCTCGAATGGAATACGGGCTGGTTTTTGGAATTTTTCTAGTCATTTCAGCAGTCGATTTTTTGCCGGGTATTGGCCTGGGCATTTTGGCGGCCTGCGTCGTCTTTGTCGTCAACTACAGCCGCGTTCAGGCAGAGCGCTATCGGCTTTCTGGCGCAGACCATCCCAGCAGCGTGCAGCGATCGCCCGTGCTTCAGCAAATCCTGCAAGCCGAAGGCAAACAGATCGAAATTTTGCGGCTCCAGGGATATCTGTTCTTTGGCACCACCACCCAACTGCTGTCGCAAGTGCGCCAACGCGCAGATGATCCTGACCTAATGCCGCTGCGATTTTTGGTGCTGGATTTTCGCCGGGTCAGCGGCATGGACTCCTCTGCGGTGCTGAGCTTTGTCAAGCTCCGGCAATTGGCAGTTCAGCACTCGTTTCAGTTGGTGTTTTCAGAGGTGCGATCGCCCCTAGAACGCCAACTCCGGCAGGGGGGGTGTTTAGAAGAAGAAGACTTGGTTTGTCATCTCTTTGCCGAACTCGATCGCGGCGTAGAATGGTGCGAAAATCAGATCCTGCTGACGATTCCTCTCCGAAGACAGCGATCGCTGCCGCTGGCGCTCCAGTTGCAAAATTGGTTTCCCCATCTCGATGACGCTTCGGCCCTGATGGATTACTTGGAAGAGATTTCCGGCGAGGTTGGCTATCTGCTATTTCGCCACGGCGATGCGCCAGATGGACTTTTCTTTATAGAAAGCGGGCAGATCAGCATCATTTTGGAACTGGCTGATGGCACTACCCAGCGGCTCCAGACCGTGGGCGCGGGAAATATTGTGGGAGAGCGATCGCTCTATGCCCGCATACCCCACACCAGTTCTGCGGTGGCTGAAAAGCCCTGCACGCTGTACTGGCTATCTGCCCAGGCACTTGGCCGGATGGAGAACGAAGCTCCGACGCTGGCGGCCGCGTTTCACCGATTTGTTCTCCATCGGCTCACGGAGCAGTTGATTCATCGCGAACAAACGCTGAAGCGGTTGCTAGAGGATGCCTAGCGCTAGAAATCAGGGAGCAGCACTTCAGACAGACCAAACTGACGCAGAGGAAGTCAGGGCGGACGGGCATTTTTAGCTTGCTGCAAGGGGCTTGCTCTAGGGCGTTAAAGCATCAATCCCTGCAAAGTGGCGAACTTCACAGGGATCATCTACAGCCAAATTTGCGCGTTGATTCAGCCTGGTGGAACCGCTAGGCAGGCTCCTTCGCAGCAGGCTCTTCAACGCGGATGGTGAGATAGCGGATTACATCTTCGCTGAGGCGCATGGCCCGCTCCATCGTGGCGACTGCATTGCCGCTGGCGACGTAGTTCATCTGGATATATACGCCTTCGCGATGCTTGCCGATGTCGTAGGCGAGGCGGCGCTTGCCCCGGTGCTGGGTGTCGATGTCAGTTGCGCCCTGGTCTTTCAGGATGGTTTGGTATTTGGCGATCGCCGCATCGGTCTGGTCATCCCCCAGGTCGGGCCGGAGGATGTACATCGTTTCGTAATTCATGGGTTTAAGGAGTCTCCTTGTGGACAGACGGCCTCTAGAGGCAGATGCGCTGAGCGAACGAACGTCAGGACGACGAACCTTAAAGAAACCCATGCCCGTGGCGATCGCCCTAGTGCTTCAGGCAGGTCTTGCCGGACAATGGGTAAGTCTACGCCTTGCGGACGCTCGTTCAATCGGGCATTCTGGCTTAGAAGCAAGGAAATAACATTCTATCACTCATTCCCTGGATTTCAGTTTTTGCTATGGCGCAGCGCTACGTTCGGGTTCAAACCACCTCCAGTCAGCTCTACTACGGCATTTTGCAGCTCAACCGCCAGGTGCAGGTGCTGGATGCGCCGCCGTGGCTGGAGGGGCAGTTGACCGATCTGCTGATTGAGCCGGATAGCTATCGGCTGTTGGCCCCCTGCGTGCCGTCAAAAATCATCGCCGTGGGCAAAAACTACGCCAAGCACGCTGCCGAAATGGGTACCGAAGCCCCGAAAGAGCCGCTGCTGTTTCTCAAGCCCTCAACGACGCTGATTGCAATGGGTGACCCAATCTTCTATCCGCCCCAGTCGGCGCGGGTGGACTATGAAGGCGAACTGGCGCTGGTGATTGGCGATCGCTGCTGTGATTGCTCCCCCGAAACTGCCCAGAACAAGATTTGGGGCTACACCATTGCCAACGATGTCACCGCCCGCGACTTGCAAAAAAAAGACGGTCAGTGGACTCGCGCCAAAGGCTTTGATACCTTTTGTCCGCTGGGCCCGTGGATCGTGCGAGAACTGAACCCCAGCGCCCGCCTGCAAACTTTTTTGAACGATAGCCCCAAGCCTGTGCAGTCGGCGCTGATTAGCGAAATGACCTTTGCGCCAGAGGTGCTGGTGTCCTACATCAGCCAAGTAATGACGCTGCTGCCGGGGGACGTGGTGCTGACGGGCACGCCGGAAGGGATTGGGCCTGTGCAAGTGGGCGATCGCATTCGGGTGGAAATCGAAGGCATTGGCGCACTAGAAAACACAATTGCCGCCAGAAATGCAGAATCAGTGGCGATCGCCTGACCCCCGCTGGCTCAACTGCCCTCAATTCTTAGCAATTTTTCAATAATGATCTAGGCTAGCCCGCTGACAGCAAGCTGGTGCGGAGATTTAGTACACATGCATTTTTGCCGCGTCAGAAATCGTCGGAATCTCGGCATAGCGGCCCAGCGCCGACTGCACAATCGCATAAATGCAGAGGATAAATGCCCCCAAAAACAGCGCCGTAAAGAGGCTCTGCACAAACAGCGGCGGTAGCACCTCGGAAATTGGACTGATCACCAGCGCAAACAGGCTCAGCGCAATGCCAATCAGGATAGATTGCATCGTGTTGAACCGGATGAAATGAGAAATGCTTTCGTTGCGGACGACCAGAAAATACAGCGCCAGGAAGACCAGAAATCCACCAATGCCAAACCCGCCAAACGAAAAGATGCCCGTTACCAGACTATAGACAAAGGCGAAGGGAGCCAGCGGCAGCAGCAGCGGTTGCAGCATCGGAAACTCCCTCAGTAGCCCCACCCCAAAGGGTAGCGCCTCCAGCATCGGCAGGATGTAGGGAAGGCAGGCAAACAGGCGATCGAGCGGGCCAGCAGAGGATGTGCGCCAGGACATAGGTTGAACTCTCCGATGGTCGTCTGTGACGGGTGACTCGCGATGGGTGACTCGCGATGGGTATCTGTATTAGGCGTATGCAACGGGCACTGGTAAAACACTGCCTAAAACATTGCCCAGACTCTAGCGATGGAAGCTGTAGGGCAATGGGAACTACTCCAGTGTAAGGCACACGCCTAAAATCGCGCAGCTTGGGGTGAATCATGCAATTTACTCGCGCCGCCTACCCGACGTAACCTGTGTCCGCCCCGTTTCGATGAGCCGCTTAGCTGCTGGTGGATGCGGTGGCCGCCTTATAAGCAATCCAGCCGCCGTAGTGCGACACGTCTTCCCAGCCGTACTGTTCTACTAGTTCTCTGGGGTAGAGGAAGGCAGTCACTACGCTGCCGTCTTCCAGGTACACGTCTTTGGGGTGCATATTGGGCGGCTCGTTGCTGGCCAGGTAGTCGAACTGTTCGGCCGTCATCTCGTACACTTCGCCCGGAATCGAGATGCCGCCCTCTTCGACGGGATAAATGCCAGGATGCCAGCCGTTTTGCACCGAATGCAGGCGATACATGGGTTTGGTTTTGGCTTCCCGCACAAACGTAGCGGATTGCAGGTTGCCGTGGTCGGGCTGGCCGCGCAGAGCAGAGCCGCAGATAAAGACGTGGCGAGTCGTGGCTTCGGTCATATCAGTTGGATAGAACGTGAATGGAACGTGGATGGAACAATGGATGGATAGAACAAAATCTCACATCATCTCATCATGGCATTATCGTGCTGTCCCTTATCACTTCATCCGTCTACGCCGTGCTGCAAGTTCTCTACTTCTTGTGTCACG
The Thermoleptolyngbya sichuanensis A183 DNA segment above includes these coding regions:
- a CDS encoding Tic20 family protein, whose product is MSWRTSSAGPLDRLFACLPYILPMLEALPFGVGLLREFPMLQPLLLPLAPFAFVYSLVTGIFSFGGFGIGGFLVFLALYFLVVRNESISHFIRFNTMQSILIGIALSLFALVISPISEVLPPLFVQSLFTALFLGAFILCIYAIVQSALGRYAEIPTISDAAKMHVY
- a CDS encoding allophanate hydrolase-related protein, whose product is MTEATTRHVFICGSALRGQPDHGNLQSATFVREAKTKPMYRLHSVQNGWHPGIYPVEEGGISIPGEVYEMTAEQFDYLASNEPPNMHPKDVYLEDGSVVTAFLYPRELVEQYGWEDVSHYGGWIAYKAATASTSS
- a CDS encoding fumarylacetoacetate hydrolase family protein; translated protein: MAQRYVRVQTTSSQLYYGILQLNRQVQVLDAPPWLEGQLTDLLIEPDSYRLLAPCVPSKIIAVGKNYAKHAAEMGTEAPKEPLLFLKPSTTLIAMGDPIFYPPQSARVDYEGELALVIGDRCCDCSPETAQNKIWGYTIANDVTARDLQKKDGQWTRAKGFDTFCPLGPWIVRELNPSARLQTFLNDSPKPVQSALISEMTFAPEVLVSYISQVMTLLPGDVVLTGTPEGIGPVQVGDRIRVEIEGIGALENTIAARNAESVAIA
- the rpsF gene encoding 30S ribosomal protein S6; amino-acid sequence: MNYETMYILRPDLGDDQTDAAIAKYQTILKDQGATDIDTQHRGKRRLAYDIGKHREGVYIQMNYVASGNAVATMERAMRLSEDVIRYLTIRVEEPAAKEPA
- a CDS encoding SulP family inorganic anion transporter; its protein translation is MNPLLERLRTMPMQVLVSEMTAGLLMGLVLTTDAIAVGLILMAGLPSGAQSVGILMALLSTAVTGVVVTLGSRLPIAVVGPSVEAAAILSVAAGAIHRELSQSGASGSSLPTVWALVGLSSVLTGLALWSIGRFRWSRFLQFVPYPVLGGFLAGIGWLVVQVGFSLVANGAEGMDLVHQVLQSETLLKLLPGLGLMAVLMALERWFDHFLVLPLCLLGAIALSHGVRLGLGVPLEAAIADGWFLSPLRDSFVIQNAEGNFLSQIHLPTLMQHSGALVGIVLLVPLVLMFEAVGIELALKQETNIDQTLKVNGIANMLIGLGGGSLSHLDLANTLIHQKAGATLRLAGLVAAGCILLALLSRNLLAYLPTFVVFSLTVLAGLDLLVEWLYQSWFRLSRMEYGLVFGIFLVISAVDFLPGIGLGILAACVVFVVNYSRVQAERYRLSGADHPSSVQRSPVLQQILQAEGKQIEILRLQGYLFFGTTTQLLSQVRQRADDPDLMPLRFLVLDFRRVSGMDSSAVLSFVKLRQLAVQHSFQLVFSEVRSPLERQLRQGGCLEEEDLVCHLFAELDRGVEWCENQILLTIPLRRQRSLPLALQLQNWFPHLDDASALMDYLEEISGEVGYLLFRHGDAPDGLFFIESGQISIILELADGTTQRLQTVGAGNIVGERSLYARIPHTSSAVAEKPCTLYWLSAQALGRMENEAPTLAAAFHRFVLHRLTEQLIHREQTLKRLLEDA